A stretch of DNA from Fimbriimonadaceae bacterium:
AGTTGCTCCCTACGCTATGCAACATCCATCTCGTCATCACGGATTATCTGATGCCGGAAATAAACGGTATCGAGCTGATTCAACAGTTGAAAATGCTTCCCGGCTTGAGGGACATTCCGGCCATCATTCTCTCGGCTCATTGCGATATCCCTACGGCCAAGATAGCGCGAGGTCTGCATTGCAATAGCATCCTCGTCAAGCCAGTGAAGAAGGAACAGTTGTTAGAACGGGTGGAACAGGTGCTGAGCGTCCAACCCCTGGTGTTGCGTAGCAAGTTTGATGTGTCCGACACCTTACAAATCGGTGACGAGGAATATCAGGAGCTGAGTGACATGTTTGCCATTCAGGTAAACGAAACCATCCCCTACGCAGTTCTGGAGGAATCCACATCTAACGAGCCGATCTCCGGAGCATTAAATCAATCACTGGGCGCTCTGGCGGAGAGCGCCTGTCTGCTCGGCGCAGACAAGTTCTCAAGCCTCTATGCGAAACTTCTGGCCGAGGATGCGTTGACACGATCACAGCTTTCTGCCCTTGTACGGGCATT
This window harbors:
- a CDS encoding response regulator; protein product: MTIMIVEDNIVCAKLVEGLLQKAGYQTVVVNNGKEALELLPTLCNIHLVITDYLMPEINGIELIQQLKMLPGLRDIPAIILSAHCDIPTAKIARGLHCNSILVKPVKKEQLLERVEQVLSVQPLVLRSKFDVSDTLQIGDEEYQELSDMFAIQVNETIPYAVLEESTSNEPISGALNQSLGALAESACLLGADKFSSLYAKLLAEDALTRSQLSALVRALQELSLEFSARRGSKKVNDPAKAPPSEEASAA